From a region of the Candidatus Zixiibacteriota bacterium genome:
- a CDS encoding 4Fe-4S binding protein, which translates to MNIRTVRNLRRASQIFFFGLFFWLILRTNFDVGSQVDSTGRIILPYPVSIALEFDPLTALSTLLANGTLYKGLLWSLVILIPTIFIGRFFCGWICPLGTLNHWCSELTSERRKRRGKGKIESNRYHWYQRIKYYLLFFMLAAALFGSLQTGLLDPLPLLARSLGTVVLPTVHTAALGTLGWVSSLGWPPLTAAAQFVYDLITPMLLNFRQMHFHGILTIALLFGLILIANRFITRFWCRGICPLGALLGLFSRFAVFGLVKDKSTCDHCGLCVLACQGGDDPEIGRKWRQAECHLCLNCQAVCPQGSLKFKFFPHQEDEQENPATEPKIDISRRKTVVAIAAGVAAVPLLRSGDAFEVNANPKLIRPPGSVAEADFLSRCIRCGQCMRVCPNNALHPTMLESGLEGIWTPILIPRIGYCEPTCTLCGEVCPTGAILHLTQGEKVGDAEHEPNRIGTAFIDHGRCLPWGMARPCIVCEEWCPTTPKAIYLETVTVSDREGSSVEVKRPHVDPAVCTGCGACEFACPVVDRPAVYVTSVGESRSRENQILLERNKQPLADG; encoded by the coding sequence ATGAATATCCGCACCGTTCGCAATCTTCGTCGTGCTTCACAGATTTTTTTCTTCGGGTTATTTTTCTGGCTTATTCTCAGGACCAACTTCGATGTCGGGAGTCAGGTTGATAGCACCGGACGAATTATTCTGCCTTATCCGGTGTCGATCGCGCTCGAGTTCGATCCGCTAACGGCTCTGTCGACACTGCTGGCCAACGGCACCCTGTACAAAGGACTCTTGTGGTCGCTGGTGATTCTGATCCCGACCATTTTCATCGGGCGGTTTTTCTGCGGCTGGATCTGCCCTTTGGGAACACTCAATCATTGGTGCTCGGAGCTGACCTCGGAACGACGCAAGCGACGCGGTAAAGGAAAAATCGAGTCGAATCGGTATCATTGGTACCAGCGGATCAAATACTACCTGCTCTTTTTCATGCTGGCGGCCGCGTTGTTCGGATCGCTTCAGACCGGTTTACTCGATCCCCTGCCGTTGCTGGCGCGGTCGCTGGGTACGGTGGTGCTGCCGACCGTTCACACTGCCGCGTTAGGGACACTGGGCTGGGTGAGTTCGTTAGGCTGGCCGCCGTTGACCGCTGCGGCACAGTTCGTATACGATTTGATCACACCGATGCTGCTGAACTTCCGCCAGATGCATTTCCACGGCATTTTGACGATTGCCCTTCTGTTCGGACTGATTCTGATAGCCAATCGCTTTATTACTCGTTTCTGGTGTCGCGGCATTTGTCCGTTGGGGGCGCTGCTGGGTTTGTTCTCACGCTTTGCCGTTTTCGGACTGGTCAAAGATAAAAGTACCTGCGATCATTGCGGGCTATGTGTGCTTGCCTGTCAGGGTGGAGACGACCCCGAGATCGGCCGCAAATGGCGACAGGCGGAATGTCATCTGTGCCTTAACTGCCAGGCGGTTTGTCCGCAGGGATCACTCAAATTTAAGTTTTTCCCGCATCAGGAAGATGAACAGGAGAATCCTGCGACCGAGCCGAAAATCGATATCTCCCGTCGTAAAACGGTTGTTGCTATTGCCGCCGGAGTGGCAGCCGTGCCGTTGTTACGCAGCGGCGATGCTTTTGAGGTAAACGCCAATCCGAAGCTTATTAGACCGCCCGGATCGGTGGCGGAAGCGGATTTTCTCTCGCGTTGTATTCGCTGCGGACAATGTATGCGGGTATGCCCTAACAATGCCTTGCACCCTACTATGCTCGAATCTGGTCTGGAAGGGATCTGGACGCCGATTCTGATTCCGCGTATCGGATATTGTGAACCTACTTGTACTCTCTGCGGTGAGGTCTGTCCCACCGGGGCTATCCTGCACCTGACACAGGGTGAAAAAGTCGGTGATGCCGAACATGAACCGAACCGGATCGGGACGGCATTTATCGACCATGGTCGCTGTCTTCCCTGGGGAATGGCGCGACCGTGTATCGTATGCGAGGAATGGTGTCCGACAACCCCCAAGGCGATCTACCTGGAGACGGTAACCGTATCCGACCGCGAAGGCTCATCGGTGGAAGTCAAGCGACCGCACGTCGATCCTGCGGTCTGCACCGGCTGCGGCGCCTGCGAATTCGCCTGCCCCGTGGTTGACCGTCCGGCGGTATATGTTACCTCGGTGGGGGAGTCGCGCTCGCGGGAGAATCAAATTCTTCTTGAAAGGAATAAACAGCCGCTCGCCGACGGTTGA
- the amrS gene encoding AmmeMemoRadiSam system radical SAM enzyme produces the protein MKRRFFLKCIGCTAAVSAAMNTDLLHRLVGGVENACAFGSNPRLSDHEARHYKKLPEGGIECELCPRHCHITDLERGYCGVRENHGDVYRTLVYGLPCAANIDPIEKKPLFHFHPGTTAFSLATAGCNVNCKFCQNWEISQSRPELVENFELSPAQAVQVAVERHTPTIAYTYSEPVIFYEYMYDIARLGRDKGIKSVMITGGYIESKPLAELMPVLDAIKVDLKSIRSDYYRDIVGGELQPVLDRLVQMKQAGIWLELVYLTVPTLNDTDEEFRDLAKWIKTNLGVDVPIHFSRFHPQYLLRHLPMTPQSTLERALAICRAEGLHYVYLGNLPGHEAESTYCPQCGKTVIGRRGYSITVNNLKDGRCRFCDTPIPGRF, from the coding sequence GTGAAACGGCGCTTTTTTCTGAAATGTATCGGTTGCACAGCCGCGGTTTCGGCCGCGATGAACACCGACCTCCTTCACCGCCTGGTGGGTGGAGTGGAAAATGCCTGCGCTTTCGGTTCTAATCCGCGTCTTTCCGATCACGAGGCTCGCCATTATAAAAAGTTACCCGAGGGCGGTATCGAATGTGAGTTGTGCCCGCGTCACTGTCACATCACCGATCTTGAACGCGGTTATTGCGGCGTGCGCGAAAATCACGGCGACGTTTATCGGACGCTCGTCTATGGTCTCCCCTGTGCCGCCAATATCGACCCGATTGAAAAGAAACCGCTTTTTCATTTTCATCCCGGCACAACGGCTTTTTCTCTGGCTACCGCCGGTTGCAACGTTAACTGCAAGTTCTGTCAGAACTGGGAAATATCTCAATCACGACCGGAGCTGGTGGAGAATTTTGAGCTCTCCCCGGCCCAGGCCGTACAGGTAGCCGTAGAGCGACACACGCCTACGATTGCCTATACTTACTCCGAACCGGTCATTTTCTACGAATACATGTACGATATCGCCAGGCTGGGGCGAGACAAGGGAATCAAGTCGGTCATGATCACCGGCGGGTATATCGAATCCAAACCGCTGGCGGAGCTGATGCCGGTTCTGGATGCGATCAAGGTCGACTTGAAATCTATCCGATCCGATTATTATCGAGATATCGTCGGCGGTGAACTGCAACCGGTACTGGATCGCCTGGTACAAATGAAACAAGCGGGAATATGGCTGGAGTTGGTGTATCTGACCGTACCTACGTTAAACGACACCGATGAAGAATTTCGCGATTTAGCCAAATGGATCAAGACAAACCTCGGCGTCGATGTCCCAATTCATTTTTCGCGTTTCCATCCGCAATATCTGCTTCGGCACCTGCCGATGACTCCGCAGTCAACGCTGGAACGAGCTCTGGCAATCTGTCGCGCCGAAGGGCTCCATTACGTGTATCTCGGCAATTTACCCGGCCATGAAGCCGAAAGCACTTATTGTCCGCAATGCGGGAAGACAGTGATCGGAAGACGTGGTTACAGCATCACCGTCAACAATCTCAAAGACGGCCGATGCCGATTCTGCGACACACCTATCCCCGGAAGGTTCTAA
- a CDS encoding DUF362 domain-containing protein — MNRVAVLYSRRPEAGIIDREEYRLLLQRGLMLATETDSLTAAVKKLFGLGAVGMKTNCLVGRQNSTPVALTEALGDLLEDCNLDANEIIVWERTSRELERAGYKLNAASTGRRCLGTDSHPHRYGSEFFSYGQVNSLVSALLVEEITSHINVPVLKDHSIAGLSGGLKNMYGAVHNPNKYHDNHCNPYAAHVSALPPIRDKHRLTVIDASRIQYDKGPGFMSNTMAPYGAIIVSTDPVAADSVGLYILEKLRRSHGLPTLEQAGRPAGYLEEAARIGLGQNRLDQITVVREQLLDTGRFSPREDTE, encoded by the coding sequence ATGAACAGAGTTGCGGTACTCTATAGTCGGCGACCGGAAGCGGGAATTATTGACCGGGAAGAATACCGCTTGCTGCTTCAACGAGGTTTGATGCTGGCAACCGAGACCGACTCATTGACTGCCGCTGTTAAAAAGCTTTTCGGTCTCGGCGCCGTCGGCATGAAAACCAATTGCCTGGTTGGCCGTCAGAACTCCACGCCGGTGGCCCTGACTGAGGCGCTCGGTGATCTGCTGGAGGATTGCAACCTCGACGCCAACGAAATAATCGTTTGGGAGCGCACCAGTCGCGAATTGGAACGAGCCGGTTACAAACTGAATGCCGCATCGACCGGGCGGCGTTGCCTCGGGACCGATTCTCACCCGCATCGTTACGGATCGGAGTTTTTCAGCTACGGTCAGGTCAACAGCCTGGTCAGCGCTCTGCTGGTCGAAGAAATTACCAGCCATATCAATGTACCGGTTTTGAAAGATCATTCCATCGCCGGGTTATCCGGCGGTCTGAAAAACATGTACGGCGCCGTGCATAATCCCAACAAATACCACGACAACCATTGTAATCCGTACGCGGCTCATGTCTCGGCCCTGCCGCCGATTCGTGATAAACATCGTCTGACGGTTATCGATGCCTCCAGGATTCAATACGACAAAGGCCCCGGTTTTATGTCCAACACTATGGCACCTTACGGTGCGATAATCGTATCAACCGATCCGGTCGCGGCGGATAGTGTCGGTCTCTATATTCTGGAAAAACTACGCCGCAGTCATGGGCTGCCTACGCTCGAACAAGCCGGTCGCCCCGCCGGTTATTTAGAAGAAGCCGCCCGGATCGGATTGGGACAGAATCGGCTTGATCAAATAACCGTGGTACGAGAGCAACTGCTCGACACCGGTCGGTTTAGCCCTCGGGAGGATACGGAGTGA
- the amrB gene encoding AmmeMemoRadiSam system protein B: MYYLTTVAVVFLTMANALAVRMPAVSGSFYPSDSTELSVMVNSHLDAVKNLPKIDGEVIALVVPHAGLIYSGPIAAHAYKLIEGADFDKVVLCGPSHSHGFEGSSVGEPGEMWQTPLGQVMCDSVYCRLLSQTPGISIHPEAHRTEHSIEVQLPYLQTVLKDFTIVPIILGYPRPEAIRALSEGLKALPTDDKVLLIASTDWQHYRPRAAGWPMDSLGIDCLTSFDPDRLDRMLTERKVEACGGSVLLAVMRAAQARGANKAMLLDYGDSGDRTGETDRVVGYVAAVMYKSRNGGENRDMSSRQKEDPEVAVLTQEQKETLLRIARESLTGYLDNGVIPEFDINDEQLKRLGAAFVTITKEGQLRGCIGHTQAVEPLYKTVAYCAVQAGVADPRFPPVSRLEVNGLHFEISVLTPMQQVNSVDEIEVGRDGLMLVAGQHRGLLLPQVATDYGWNREEFLQNTCRKASLPTDAWRQSSTEIYRFQALVFEERQSHSGL; this comes from the coding sequence ATGTATTATTTAACGACTGTAGCCGTCGTGTTTTTGACGATGGCCAATGCGCTGGCTGTACGTATGCCGGCAGTATCCGGATCGTTCTATCCGAGCGACAGCACCGAGCTGTCGGTCATGGTTAATTCGCATCTGGATGCGGTAAAGAATCTCCCGAAGATCGACGGGGAAGTAATTGCATTGGTAGTTCCGCATGCGGGACTGATTTACTCCGGTCCGATCGCGGCTCATGCCTACAAGTTGATCGAAGGCGCCGATTTCGATAAAGTTGTGTTGTGCGGCCCGTCTCATAGTCACGGTTTCGAGGGCTCCTCGGTCGGTGAACCCGGAGAAATGTGGCAAACACCGCTGGGACAGGTGATGTGCGATTCGGTGTATTGTCGGTTGTTGTCTCAAACGCCCGGTATATCGATTCATCCCGAGGCCCATCGCACCGAGCATTCGATCGAGGTACAATTACCCTATCTTCAGACGGTTCTGAAAGACTTTACGATTGTCCCGATTATTCTGGGTTATCCCCGTCCCGAAGCGATCCGGGCGCTGAGTGAGGGACTCAAAGCACTCCCGACCGACGATAAAGTGTTGCTGATCGCTTCGACCGACTGGCAGCATTATCGCCCCAGAGCGGCCGGTTGGCCGATGGACTCGCTGGGTATAGATTGCCTGACTTCGTTCGATCCGGATCGCCTCGACCGCATGTTAACCGAGCGTAAGGTGGAGGCTTGCGGCGGCAGCGTACTGCTGGCGGTGATGCGGGCCGCCCAGGCTCGTGGAGCTAACAAGGCCATGTTGCTGGATTACGGTGATTCGGGCGACAGGACCGGGGAAACCGACCGTGTGGTTGGATATGTCGCAGCCGTAATGTATAAGTCCCGCAACGGAGGGGAAAACCGGGATATGTCCTCGCGTCAGAAAGAAGATCCGGAGGTCGCCGTGCTGACACAGGAACAAAAAGAAACACTGCTCAGGATTGCCCGCGAAAGTTTGACCGGCTATCTCGACAACGGTGTTATTCCCGAGTTCGATATAAACGACGAACAGTTGAAACGTCTCGGAGCGGCTTTCGTCACGATCACCAAAGAGGGACAACTGCGCGGTTGTATCGGGCACACTCAGGCTGTCGAACCGCTTTATAAAACCGTAGCGTATTGTGCCGTTCAAGCCGGAGTGGCGGATCCTCGTTTTCCGCCGGTTTCGCGACTCGAGGTAAACGGTTTGCATTTTGAGATATCGGTTCTGACGCCGATGCAGCAAGTGAATTCTGTCGATGAGATCGAGGTCGGCCGCGACGGATTGATGTTGGTGGCCGGACAACATCGCGGTTTGTTGTTGCCGCAGGTCGCTACCGATTACGGCTGGAACCGTGAAGAATTTCTTCAGAACACGTGTCGCAAGGCAAGTCTTCCGACCGATGCCTGGAGACAGTCATCCACTGAGATTTACCGTTTCCAGGCGTTGGTGTTCGAAGAGCGGCAATCACATTCCGGTTTATAA
- a CDS encoding CBS domain-containing protein, with protein MEFTRIGDIMIPLSNYPHLPHWFTLRQAMAEFENAQLMIEGRQSLPRVALVFDEKYQLVGMVRRRDILRGLEPEFLCGLPLEERRAVFSATKGSESFYTYEEIIEGVRARCERPVVEVMIPVKATADYNDNIVQAVYDMNANKFSLLPVLKDGIVVGVVRTVDVFHKFAELVL; from the coding sequence ATGGAATTCACCCGAATCGGCGACATCATGATCCCACTCAGCAATTACCCGCATCTGCCGCATTGGTTCACCCTGCGCCAGGCTATGGCCGAGTTCGAAAACGCCCAACTCATGATCGAAGGCCGCCAGTCGCTGCCGCGCGTAGCACTGGTATTCGACGAGAAGTACCAACTGGTGGGAATGGTGCGACGCCGGGACATCCTTCGCGGTCTGGAACCGGAGTTTCTCTGTGGTCTGCCGCTTGAAGAACGCCGCGCCGTGTTCAGCGCGACCAAAGGCTCTGAATCGTTTTACACCTACGAAGAGATCATCGAAGGAGTTCGCGCTCGTTGTGAGCGTCCGGTCGTGGAGGTAATGATTCCCGTTAAGGCCACCGCCGACTACAACGACAATATCGTGCAGGCTGTCTACGATATGAACGCCAACAAATTCAGCCTCCTGCCGGTCCTCAAAGACGGAATTGTCGTGGGCGTCGTGCGAACGGTCGATGTCTTCCACAAATTCGCGGAACTGGTGTTATAA
- a CDS encoding response regulator: protein MKRRILIIDDELHMLKLLERTFLEKTSYQVITTNNSLEITKMLEQERYDLIITDLKMPGCDGMDILRWIKAHDRSEEVIIITAFGSSDTADEALRLGAFDYITKPFRREEILMAVERALSLRDCKIEVSRVEELFKTTPFEKAVARFQNLYLHKMTTVYGHDVETIAVKAGLPSDIVRTALEERHDED from the coding sequence ATGAAGCGACGCATTCTCATAATCGACGATGAGCTACACATGCTCAAACTGCTGGAGAGAACCTTTCTCGAAAAAACCTCCTATCAGGTGATTACGACCAACAATTCACTCGAAATAACCAAGATGCTCGAACAGGAGCGATATGACCTGATCATCACCGATCTGAAGATGCCCGGTTGCGACGGTATGGATATCCTGCGTTGGATTAAAGCTCACGATCGCAGCGAAGAGGTGATCATTATTACCGCTTTCGGGTCATCCGACACTGCCGATGAAGCCCTCCGCCTGGGGGCGTTTGACTATATAACCAAGCCGTTTCGACGCGAAGAGATTCTTATGGCGGTAGAGCGAGCTCTGAGCTTGCGCGACTGTAAAATAGAGGTCTCCCGGGTTGAGGAACTCTTCAAAACCACCCCTTTCGAAAAGGCTGTTGCTCGATTTCAAAATCTATACCTGCACAAAATGACGACAGTGTATGGTCACGATGTCGAGACAATCGCCGTCAAGGCCGGGTTGCCGTCCGATATTGTCCGCACGGCACTGGAAGAGCGGCACGATGAAGACTGA
- a CDS encoding PEP/pyruvate-binding domain-containing protein has protein sequence MQKKNNQLHLGDTHADLASIREKFEYFHALLDHNNEVLRIISDMEEKAQGEYLFDMNYIRSRLQDLRSGVNQMIDCMIALGGDRYRPLRDRFQLIDNEVDVVFPGNRPVREDAYIRWFDKLNRMHSFSVGSKNAQLGEMKSKLELPVPDGFAITAWAYKHFVSANHLQRRISRRINRVDFRSYEDLVKVSREIQQLVRSNQVPPDLAEALHEACRELVKRTGRDRFSLRSSAIGEDTLFSFAGQYASYLNVSSEQILKFYREVLASKFTPKAIYYFLSHSLSESELSMSVGCVSMIDARSAGVVYSRCPVNPGNDDVMINSLFGLGKSLVDGTLTPDLFRVSRRNGQITEATISPKPVKLVLNSNGGIREEAVPPDLQNQPSIDEKHLRELAKYAIKLEDHYGMPQDIEWAIDNDNRLYLLQTRPLQVMTTRVRAEPFDGKSKKCLLQGGITASHGAGSGIIHHVSTQADLVNVPDGAVLVARHPFPGLITVMNKIKALVTEVGGVASHMATIAREYGVPTLVGVAEAGSLPQGRLVTVDATGAAVYEGDLPDLIGLRTVEYDRMDEGSIYDILGRVLDLISPLRLLHPEDADFTIENCVTFHDITRYIHQRAMEEMFFGASRIEDEELISLRLKTDIPMKLNVIFIDREHTVLGKKGEITEKELGSKPMEAFWSGIKKEGWPSVHPPPQLKPVGVIDRITAGRYARHEYSENSFAILSSEYMIFNVRMGYHLASVEAMCTDDISKNYVRMQFSYGGATLERRKRRIRLITEILNRMEFTCQHKSDFLSATLAYKEETAIEHAVHLLGRLVMMTKQLDMALSSDGVTRWYTDDFIKKLGLNDGDTTTAQS, from the coding sequence ATGCAGAAGAAAAACAACCAGCTTCATCTCGGCGACACTCATGCCGATCTCGCTTCGATTCGTGAGAAATTCGAGTATTTCCACGCTCTGCTGGATCACAACAACGAGGTCCTGCGCATCATCTCCGACATGGAAGAAAAGGCGCAAGGCGAATACCTGTTCGACATGAACTACATCCGTTCACGTCTTCAGGACCTGCGCAGCGGCGTTAACCAGATGATCGACTGCATGATCGCCCTGGGGGGAGATCGCTATCGTCCATTGCGTGACCGTTTCCAGTTGATCGACAACGAAGTCGATGTTGTCTTTCCGGGTAACCGTCCGGTACGAGAAGACGCCTATATTCGCTGGTTCGACAAGCTCAACCGGATGCACTCGTTCAGTGTCGGCAGTAAAAATGCTCAGTTGGGTGAGATGAAATCCAAACTGGAGTTACCGGTACCGGATGGATTTGCCATAACCGCCTGGGCATATAAGCATTTCGTTTCGGCCAACCATTTGCAGCGAAGAATCAGCCGGAGAATAAATCGTGTGGATTTTCGCTCTTACGAGGACCTGGTCAAGGTCAGCCGCGAAATCCAGCAACTGGTCAGGTCCAACCAGGTTCCGCCGGACCTGGCGGAAGCTCTTCACGAAGCCTGCCGCGAACTGGTCAAACGCACGGGCAGGGATCGTTTTTCGTTGCGATCGAGCGCCATTGGCGAGGATACCCTTTTCAGTTTCGCCGGACAATATGCCTCGTATTTGAACGTCAGCTCGGAGCAAATTCTGAAATTCTACCGCGAGGTCCTGGCGTCGAAATTTACGCCCAAGGCGATTTATTATTTTCTCAGTCATTCCCTCTCGGAGTCGGAGCTCTCGATGTCGGTTGGCTGCGTATCGATGATCGACGCCCGCTCCGCCGGTGTTGTCTACAGCCGTTGTCCGGTCAATCCCGGAAACGATGATGTCATGATCAACTCCCTTTTCGGTCTGGGGAAATCGCTGGTCGACGGCACTCTCACTCCGGATTTATTCCGAGTCTCCCGTCGCAACGGGCAGATCACCGAAGCGACGATATCACCCAAACCGGTGAAATTGGTCCTCAACTCGAATGGCGGCATCCGCGAGGAAGCAGTCCCCCCGGACCTCCAGAACCAGCCGTCAATCGATGAAAAGCATCTGCGGGAACTGGCCAAATACGCGATCAAACTCGAGGACCATTACGGGATGCCCCAGGATATCGAGTGGGCTATCGACAACGATAACCGCCTTTACCTTCTGCAAACCCGCCCTTTGCAGGTAATGACCACACGTGTTCGGGCGGAACCGTTCGACGGCAAAAGCAAGAAATGTCTGTTACAGGGAGGCATAACCGCCAGCCACGGCGCCGGCAGCGGCATCATTCATCATGTCTCTACCCAGGCGGATCTGGTTAACGTTCCCGATGGAGCCGTGCTGGTCGCTCGTCATCCCTTCCCCGGTTTGATCACGGTTATGAACAAGATCAAGGCGCTGGTGACGGAGGTTGGCGGTGTGGCCAGTCACATGGCCACGATCGCTCGGGAATACGGTGTCCCGACACTGGTGGGCGTCGCCGAGGCCGGCAGTCTCCCGCAAGGTCGGCTGGTAACCGTCGATGCCACCGGGGCGGCTGTCTACGAAGGTGACCTGCCCGATTTGATCGGTCTGCGTACGGTCGAATACGACCGGATGGACGAAGGTTCCATTTACGATATTCTCGGCCGCGTTCTCGATCTTATCTCACCGTTGCGTTTGCTGCATCCGGAGGATGCGGATTTTACTATCGAGAACTGCGTCACGTTCCACGACATCACTCGCTATATCCATCAACGCGCCATGGAGGAGATGTTTTTCGGGGCATCGCGAATCGAAGATGAGGAGCTCATCAGTCTTCGCCTCAAAACCGATATCCCGATGAAACTCAACGTTATCTTCATCGATCGCGAGCATACCGTTCTCGGCAAGAAAGGTGAAATAACCGAAAAGGAACTCGGTTCCAAACCGATGGAGGCATTCTGGAGCGGCATTAAGAAAGAAGGCTGGCCTTCGGTTCACCCTCCCCCCCAGTTGAAACCGGTCGGAGTAATCGACCGCATTACCGCCGGTCGTTACGCTCGTCATGAGTATTCGGAGAACAGTTTCGCCATCCTCTCGTCGGAATACATGATTTTCAACGTGCGTATGGGATACCACCTGGCTTCGGTCGAGGCTATGTGTACCGACGATATTTCCAAGAACTACGTCCGCATGCAGTTCTCCTACGGCGGCGCTACCCTGGAACGACGCAAACGCAGGATTCGCCTTATTACCGAGATACTGAATCGCATGGAGTTTACCTGTCAGCATAAAAGCGACTTCCTGAGCGCCACTCTCGCTTATAAAGAAGAAACCGCGATCGAGCATGCCGTTCATTTGCTCGGTCGCCTGGTAATGATGACCAAACAACTGGATATGGCGCTCTCAAGTGACGGCGTTACCCGCTGGTATACCGATGATTTCATAAAAAAGCTGGGGCTGAACGACGGCGATACGACCACCGCTCAATCTTGA
- the cysE gene encoding serine O-acetyltransferase: protein MWAIFEDIKAIYRNDPAARGIEFLLYPGFHAIIWHRLIHFLYAIRIPFIPRMLSQIGRFLTGLEIHPGAKIGKGFFVDHGAGVVIGETAEIGDRCVLFHNVTLGGTGKHKGKRHPTLGNDVFVGTGSTILGPVTIGNNVKIGANAFVVMRDIPSNCTVVGTPARIIRKDGINCDEELPRTIFCDTAA, encoded by the coding sequence ATGTGGGCAATCTTCGAGGATATTAAAGCAATCTATCGTAACGATCCGGCCGCGCGCGGGATTGAATTCCTGTTGTATCCCGGATTTCATGCCATTATCTGGCACCGGCTGATACATTTTCTGTACGCCATCAGAATTCCGTTTATCCCGCGTATGCTATCGCAGATCGGGCGTTTCCTGACCGGCCTCGAAATTCACCCCGGAGCGAAAATCGGCAAGGGTTTCTTTGTCGATCACGGCGCCGGTGTGGTAATCGGTGAAACGGCCGAGATAGGTGATCGCTGTGTGTTGTTCCATAACGTTACGCTCGGCGGCACCGGCAAACATAAGGGAAAACGTCATCCCACCCTCGGCAATGACGTTTTTGTCGGTACCGGATCGACTATCCTCGGTCCCGTGACTATCGGCAACAACGTCAAGATCGGCGCCAATGCTTTTGTCGTTATGCGCGATATCCCCTCCAATTGTACGGTGGTCGGCACTCCGGCCCGCATCATCAGAAAAGACGGGATAAATTGCGACGAGGAATTGCCGCGCACCATCTTCTGCGACACGGCCGCTTAG
- the cysK gene encoding cysteine synthase A, which produces MRFDNITEAVGRTPLIRLNRLTGENSAVVYAKMENFNPGGSVKDRIGVAMIEAAERSGKLLPGMTIVEPTSGNTGIGLAMVAAAKGYRCILTMPETMSVERRDILRAYGAEIILTPGSEGMKGAIAKADELSASEDTFQPFQFSNPANPEIHRLTTGPEIVADLGDIKLDAFVAGVGTGGTISGTGKVLKDTYRARIYAVEPEASPVLSGGQPGPHPIQGIGAGFIPVNYDNDVVDEVIKVKAEDAMTTARRLAAEEGILSGISTGANIWAALKVASELGSNHTVVTIVCDTGERYLSTVLYQENH; this is translated from the coding sequence ATGAGATTTGATAATATCACCGAGGCAGTCGGGCGTACGCCATTAATCCGGCTAAATCGGCTGACTGGAGAAAACTCGGCTGTCGTATACGCCAAGATGGAAAATTTCAATCCCGGCGGTTCGGTCAAGGATCGTATTGGCGTAGCCATGATCGAAGCGGCCGAAAGGTCCGGGAAGCTCCTCCCCGGCATGACTATCGTTGAACCGACCTCGGGCAACACCGGCATCGGTCTGGCTATGGTAGCCGCGGCCAAGGGCTACCGCTGCATCCTGACTATGCCCGAGACCATGAGTGTCGAACGGCGTGATATTCTGAGAGCTTATGGGGCCGAGATCATACTCACGCCCGGCTCCGAAGGAATGAAGGGAGCCATTGCCAAAGCCGATGAGCTCTCCGCCTCCGAAGACACCTTTCAGCCGTTTCAGTTTTCCAATCCGGCCAACCCGGAGATTCATCGTCTGACAACCGGTCCGGAAATCGTTGCCGACCTGGGAGATATCAAACTCGATGCGTTCGTGGCCGGGGTAGGCACAGGGGGGACTATCAGCGGCACCGGAAAAGTGCTTAAAGACACCTACCGCGCCAGGATATATGCCGTTGAACCTGAAGCTTCACCAGTTTTGTCGGGAGGCCAACCTGGGCCACATCCGATTCAGGGCATCGGCGCGGGGTTTATTCCGGTCAATTACGACAACGACGTCGTGGACGAGGTTATCAAAGTGAAAGCCGAGGACGCTATGACGACCGCTCGCCGATTGGCCGCCGAGGAGGGGATTCTATCCGGAATCTCTACCGGAGCGAATATCTGGGCAGCTCTTAAGGTAGCGTCTGAACTGGGCTCCAACCATACCGTGGTAACGATCGTCTGCGATACCGGTGAACGTTACCTTTCAACTGTATTGTACCAGGAGAATCATTAA